One region of Mycolicibacterium insubricum genomic DNA includes:
- a CDS encoding beta-ketoacyl [acyl carrier protein] synthase domain-containing protein has product MADRSTEADPVVITGMAVEAPGGVGTPEQYWALLAERRSALVQFPADRGWPVAELLAGSCREGYTPISDLGGFLSSATEFDPSFFGISPREAIAMDPQQRVALRQAWRAVENGGINPDDLAGRDVGCYVGASALEYGPPMSEFSPHSGHLLTGTSLGVISGRIAYLLGLTGPALTVDTSCSSSLTAFHTAVTAVRDGDCDLALTGGVAVMGSPGYFVEFAKQHALSEDGRARPYSAQPGGTVWAEGAAMFLLQRRSTAERDGHTVLAEVLASGLNSDGTTPGLTAPSESAQARLFARAMDRAGLGPGDVDVIEGHGTGTRLGDRTELRSLAQTYGAGEPGTGPVLGSVKSNIGHAQAAAGALGMAKVLVAAEHGQIPPTLYVEDPSTEIDWRQTGLRLARELTDWPATAGRRVAAVSAFGMSGTNAHVILAMPDRGAAA; this is encoded by the coding sequence GTGGCTGACCGCAGCACCGAAGCCGACCCGGTCGTCATCACCGGCATGGCGGTGGAGGCACCCGGGGGAGTCGGCACCCCCGAGCAGTACTGGGCGCTGCTGGCCGAGCGGCGCAGCGCGCTGGTCCAGTTCCCCGCCGACCGTGGCTGGCCGGTGGCCGAACTGCTCGCCGGATCGTGTCGGGAGGGCTACACCCCGATCAGCGATCTCGGCGGATTCCTGTCCAGTGCCACCGAATTCGACCCGTCCTTCTTCGGCATCTCGCCGCGTGAGGCGATCGCGATGGACCCCCAGCAGCGGGTGGCGCTGCGGCAGGCGTGGCGCGCGGTGGAGAACGGCGGAATCAACCCCGACGACCTGGCCGGCCGCGACGTCGGCTGCTACGTCGGGGCGTCCGCGCTGGAGTACGGGCCGCCGATGTCCGAATTCTCCCCGCACAGCGGGCATCTGCTCACCGGCACCTCGCTCGGTGTGATCTCCGGGAGGATCGCCTACCTGCTGGGTCTGACCGGTCCGGCGCTCACCGTCGACACCTCCTGCTCGTCGTCGCTGACCGCCTTCCACACCGCCGTCACCGCCGTCCGAGACGGTGACTGCGACCTGGCCCTGACCGGCGGGGTCGCCGTGATGGGATCACCCGGCTACTTCGTCGAATTCGCCAAACAGCACGCCCTGTCCGAGGACGGACGCGCCCGCCCCTACAGTGCACAGCCCGGCGGGACGGTGTGGGCCGAAGGCGCGGCCATGTTCCTGCTGCAACGACGGTCGACGGCCGAGCGCGACGGCCACACGGTACTGGCCGAGGTGCTGGCCAGCGGCTTGAACTCCGACGGCACCACACCCGGGCTGACCGCACCGAGTGAGTCCGCGCAGGCCCGACTGTTCGCCCGCGCCATGGACCGGGCCGGCCTCGGTCCCGGCGACGTCGACGTCATCGAAGGCCACGGCACCGGCACCCGGCTGGGGGACCGCACCGAACTGCGCTCCCTGGCGCAGACCTACGGCGCGGGCGAACCCGGCACCGGTCCGGTACTCGGCTCGGTCAAATCCAACATCGGCCACGCCCAGGCCGCCGCCGGCGCTCTCGGGATGGCCAAGGTCCTCGTCGCCGCCGAACACGGGCAGATCCCCCCGACCCTGTACGTCGAGGATCCCAGCACCGAGATCGACTGGCGGCAAACCGGATTGCGCCTGGCCCGGGAACTCACCGACTGGCCGGCCACCGCGGGCCGGCGGGTGGCGGCCGTCTCGGCGTTCGGCATGAGCGGCACCAACGCGCACGTGATCCTCGCCATGCCGGACCGGGGAGCCGCCGCATGA